In Musa acuminata AAA Group cultivar baxijiao chromosome BXJ2-10, Cavendish_Baxijiao_AAA, whole genome shotgun sequence, a genomic segment contains:
- the LOC135625144 gene encoding peptidyl-prolyl cis-trans isomerase CYP59-like isoform X1, which yields MSVLIVTSLGDIVVDLHTDRCPLTTKNFLKLCKMKYYNGCLFHKVEKDFLAQTGDRTGTGTGGDSAYKFLYGEQARFFEDEIHPDLKHTRTGTIAMATAGQNLNASQFYFTLRDDIDYLDGKHTVFGTVEEKEGLDTLAKINEAYADNNGRPFKDIRIKHTYILDDPFDDPPQLAEFIPENSPEGKPADEIAEERLEDNWVPLDETLGTEELEERLRVKEAHTNAAILESIGDIPDSDIKPPENVLFVCKLNPVTQDEDLYTIFSRFGNVMSADIIRDYKTGDSLCYAFIEFETKEACERAYFKMDNTLIDDRRIHVDFSQSVARLWSQYRQGKRSHPTKEGCFKCGAPDHFARDCDKEDSDNKQKGPKYVLKDDNTQHGGHEDKRYDMLFDEDNLETVGHRANGQEKTKKQNASHHSTERNQDKRISDRHRHGDDITRYDRVDGKSRGNRKHGDYHRDKRADEKGDEDREHRRRLHESSRHVYDSGDPKRSFGRRLENEREGGDSRRENEGDGRKRLNADELRRQNDGDRKRKSRDHDVDDYRERKYREKDRK from the exons ATGTCGGTTTTGATCGTGACGAGCTTGGGGGACATTGTGGTGGATCTCCACACCGACCGATGTCCTCTCACCACTAAGAACTTCCTCAAGCTCTGCAA GATGAAGTATTATAATGGTTGTCTGTTTCACAAAGTGGAAAAGGACTTCTTGGCTCAGACTGGAGACAGGACCGGGACTGGCACAGGAGGAGATTCAGCGTACAA ATTTCTATACGGTGAACAGGCACGTTTCTTTGAGGATGAAATTCATCCAGATCTTAAGCATACCAGAACTGGTACCATAGCTATGGCTACTGCAGGACAGAATCTTAATGCTTCTCAG TTTTACTTCACATTGCGTGATGACATTGACTATCTTGATGGAAAACATACT GTATTTGGTACTGTTGAAGAAAAAGAAGGTTTGGACACATTGGCTAAGATAAATGAAGCATATGCTGATAATAATGGTAGACCTTTCAAGGACATCAG AATCAAACATACCTACATTTTGGATGATCCTTTTGATGATCCACCTCAGCTTGCTGAGTTTATTCCTGAGAATTCACCAGAGGGTAAACCAGCTGATGAG ATTGCAGAAGAGCGCTTGGAAGATAACTGGGTTCCCTTGGATGAGACACTAGGCACAGAAGAGCTTGAAGAGAGACTTCGTGTGAAAGAGGCTCACACAAATGCAGCAATTCTTGAAAGT ATAGGAGACATTCCAGATTCTGACATAAAACCACCAGAGAACGTGTTGTTTGTTTGTAAACTTAATCCAGTTACACAA GATGAGGATTTATATACAATCTTTTCTCGCTTTGGGAATGTCATGTC AGCTGATATAATTCGTGATTACAAGACTGGAGATAGTTTATGCTATGCTTTTATAG AGTTTGAGACAAAAGAGGCATGTGAAAGAGCATATTTCAAG ATGGACAACACTTTAATTGATGATCGAAGGATACATGTGGATTTCAGCCAAAGTGTTGCTAGACTATGGAGCCAATATAGGCAGGGCAAAAGAAGTCATCCCACTAAAG AGGGTTGCTTCAAGTGTGGTGCTCCTGATCACTTTGCCAGGGACTGTGATAAGGAGGACTCTGATAACAAGCAGAAGGGACCAAAATATGTTTTGAAAGATGATAACACTCAGCATGGAGGGCATGAAGATAAGAG GTATGACATGCTGTTTGATGAGGATAATCTGGAGACTGTGGGCCATAGAGCTAATGgacaagaaaaaacaaagaagCAAAATGCAAGTCATCACTCTACTGAGAGGAATCAAGATAAGAGAATTTCAGACAGACATCGACATGGAGATGATATAACCAGATATGATAGAGTGGATGGGAAGAGTCGAGGAAACAGGAAACATGGTGACTATCACAGAGATAAGCGAGCCGATGAAAAAGGTGATGAGGATAGAGAGCATCGTCGGAGATTGCACGAGAGTAGCAGGCATGTATATGACAGTGGAGATCCCAAAAGAAGCTTTGGTAGGCGACTAGAAAATGAAAGAGAAGGTGGTGATAGTCGCAGAGAGAACGAGGGAGATGGTCGAAAGAGATTAAATGCTGACGAGCTTCGCAGACAAAATGATGGGGACCGCAAGAGGAAAAGTAGAGACCATGATGTTGATGACTACCGTGAAAGGAAATATAGAGAAAAGGACCGGAAGTAA
- the LOC135625144 gene encoding peptidyl-prolyl cis-trans isomerase CYP59-like isoform X3 produces the protein MSVLIVTSLGDIVVDLHTDRCPLTTKNFLKLCKMKYYNGCLFHKVEKDFLAQTGDRTGTGTGGDSAYKFLYGEQARFFEDEIHPDLKHTRTGTIAMATAGQNLNASQFYFTLRDDIDYLDGKHTVFGTVEEKEGLDTLAKINEAYADNNGRPFKDIRIKHTYILDDPFDDPPQLAEFIPENSPEGKPADEIAEERLEDNWVPLDETLGTEELEERLRVKEAHTNAAILESIGDIPDSDIKPPENVLFVCKLNPVTQDEDLYTIFSRFGNVMSADIIRDYKTGDSLCYAFIEFETKEACERAYFKMDNTLIDDRRIHVDFSQSVARLWSQYRQGKRSHPTKGTVIRRTLITSRRDQNMF, from the exons ATGTCGGTTTTGATCGTGACGAGCTTGGGGGACATTGTGGTGGATCTCCACACCGACCGATGTCCTCTCACCACTAAGAACTTCCTCAAGCTCTGCAA GATGAAGTATTATAATGGTTGTCTGTTTCACAAAGTGGAAAAGGACTTCTTGGCTCAGACTGGAGACAGGACCGGGACTGGCACAGGAGGAGATTCAGCGTACAA ATTTCTATACGGTGAACAGGCACGTTTCTTTGAGGATGAAATTCATCCAGATCTTAAGCATACCAGAACTGGTACCATAGCTATGGCTACTGCAGGACAGAATCTTAATGCTTCTCAG TTTTACTTCACATTGCGTGATGACATTGACTATCTTGATGGAAAACATACT GTATTTGGTACTGTTGAAGAAAAAGAAGGTTTGGACACATTGGCTAAGATAAATGAAGCATATGCTGATAATAATGGTAGACCTTTCAAGGACATCAG AATCAAACATACCTACATTTTGGATGATCCTTTTGATGATCCACCTCAGCTTGCTGAGTTTATTCCTGAGAATTCACCAGAGGGTAAACCAGCTGATGAG ATTGCAGAAGAGCGCTTGGAAGATAACTGGGTTCCCTTGGATGAGACACTAGGCACAGAAGAGCTTGAAGAGAGACTTCGTGTGAAAGAGGCTCACACAAATGCAGCAATTCTTGAAAGT ATAGGAGACATTCCAGATTCTGACATAAAACCACCAGAGAACGTGTTGTTTGTTTGTAAACTTAATCCAGTTACACAA GATGAGGATTTATATACAATCTTTTCTCGCTTTGGGAATGTCATGTC AGCTGATATAATTCGTGATTACAAGACTGGAGATAGTTTATGCTATGCTTTTATAG AGTTTGAGACAAAAGAGGCATGTGAAAGAGCATATTTCAAG ATGGACAACACTTTAATTGATGATCGAAGGATACATGTGGATTTCAGCCAAAGTGTTGCTAGACTATGGAGCCAATATAGGCAGGGCAAAAGAAGTCATCCCACTAAAG GGACTGTGATAAGGAGGACTCTGATAACAAGCAGAAGGGACCAAAATATGTTTTGA
- the LOC135625144 gene encoding peptidyl-prolyl cis-trans isomerase CYP59-like isoform X2 — protein sequence MSVLIVTSLGDIVVDLHTDRCPLTTKNFLKLCKMKYYNGCLFHKVEKDFLAQTGDRTGTGTGGDSAYKFLYGEQARFFEDEIHPDLKHTRTGTIAMATAGQNLNASQFYFTLRDDIDYLDGKHTVFGTVEEKEGLDTLAKINEAYADNNGRPFKDIRIKHTYILDDPFDDPPQLAEFIPENSPEGKPADEIAEERLEDNWVPLDETLGTEELEERLRVKEAHTNAAILESDEDLYTIFSRFGNVMSADIIRDYKTGDSLCYAFIEFETKEACERAYFKMDNTLIDDRRIHVDFSQSVARLWSQYRQGKRSHPTKEGCFKCGAPDHFARDCDKEDSDNKQKGPKYVLKDDNTQHGGHEDKRYDMLFDEDNLETVGHRANGQEKTKKQNASHHSTERNQDKRISDRHRHGDDITRYDRVDGKSRGNRKHGDYHRDKRADEKGDEDREHRRRLHESSRHVYDSGDPKRSFGRRLENEREGGDSRRENEGDGRKRLNADELRRQNDGDRKRKSRDHDVDDYRERKYREKDRK from the exons ATGTCGGTTTTGATCGTGACGAGCTTGGGGGACATTGTGGTGGATCTCCACACCGACCGATGTCCTCTCACCACTAAGAACTTCCTCAAGCTCTGCAA GATGAAGTATTATAATGGTTGTCTGTTTCACAAAGTGGAAAAGGACTTCTTGGCTCAGACTGGAGACAGGACCGGGACTGGCACAGGAGGAGATTCAGCGTACAA ATTTCTATACGGTGAACAGGCACGTTTCTTTGAGGATGAAATTCATCCAGATCTTAAGCATACCAGAACTGGTACCATAGCTATGGCTACTGCAGGACAGAATCTTAATGCTTCTCAG TTTTACTTCACATTGCGTGATGACATTGACTATCTTGATGGAAAACATACT GTATTTGGTACTGTTGAAGAAAAAGAAGGTTTGGACACATTGGCTAAGATAAATGAAGCATATGCTGATAATAATGGTAGACCTTTCAAGGACATCAG AATCAAACATACCTACATTTTGGATGATCCTTTTGATGATCCACCTCAGCTTGCTGAGTTTATTCCTGAGAATTCACCAGAGGGTAAACCAGCTGATGAG ATTGCAGAAGAGCGCTTGGAAGATAACTGGGTTCCCTTGGATGAGACACTAGGCACAGAAGAGCTTGAAGAGAGACTTCGTGTGAAAGAGGCTCACACAAATGCAGCAATTCTTGAAAGT GATGAGGATTTATATACAATCTTTTCTCGCTTTGGGAATGTCATGTC AGCTGATATAATTCGTGATTACAAGACTGGAGATAGTTTATGCTATGCTTTTATAG AGTTTGAGACAAAAGAGGCATGTGAAAGAGCATATTTCAAG ATGGACAACACTTTAATTGATGATCGAAGGATACATGTGGATTTCAGCCAAAGTGTTGCTAGACTATGGAGCCAATATAGGCAGGGCAAAAGAAGTCATCCCACTAAAG AGGGTTGCTTCAAGTGTGGTGCTCCTGATCACTTTGCCAGGGACTGTGATAAGGAGGACTCTGATAACAAGCAGAAGGGACCAAAATATGTTTTGAAAGATGATAACACTCAGCATGGAGGGCATGAAGATAAGAG GTATGACATGCTGTTTGATGAGGATAATCTGGAGACTGTGGGCCATAGAGCTAATGgacaagaaaaaacaaagaagCAAAATGCAAGTCATCACTCTACTGAGAGGAATCAAGATAAGAGAATTTCAGACAGACATCGACATGGAGATGATATAACCAGATATGATAGAGTGGATGGGAAGAGTCGAGGAAACAGGAAACATGGTGACTATCACAGAGATAAGCGAGCCGATGAAAAAGGTGATGAGGATAGAGAGCATCGTCGGAGATTGCACGAGAGTAGCAGGCATGTATATGACAGTGGAGATCCCAAAAGAAGCTTTGGTAGGCGACTAGAAAATGAAAGAGAAGGTGGTGATAGTCGCAGAGAGAACGAGGGAGATGGTCGAAAGAGATTAAATGCTGACGAGCTTCGCAGACAAAATGATGGGGACCGCAAGAGGAAAAGTAGAGACCATGATGTTGATGACTACCGTGAAAGGAAATATAGAGAAAAGGACCGGAAGTAA